A region of Hyalangium minutum DNA encodes the following proteins:
- a CDS encoding trypsin-like serine protease, with protein MHRVHLSLLLLSCLVMACGEENPSESQESQPALGQRSDAVVNGTDMNSADSGFALLQTSHGKCTATLHTNHWLITAKHCLTNYDLTYPHTVSLKMGSETRRPRRFILHPTEDLAIILLTEPFTLFSSDHSFLRPVYSGTAVSLDDYVLQVFGYGYNTPDGTGAGTLRYAELKVDGYADAPHYLLVRPTSGKQLAEGDSGGASIWRGVFDWQCPLQSLPGCIAGISIECSYVAGQTLPPSCTQLPGGYFHDWFYSNIQPTNAATFVSQSVPTEVQAGQPFTVSITLRNSGAAAWTSDREYRLGSQSPQDNNSWGAGGRVGLDLYDLIAPGGTKTFQFTAVAPNLDYTSTIAFQWRMLRENVEWFGDYTPQVFITVRGEYGDTPPDPCDMDPTQCEPPICDTRPWLCD; from the coding sequence ATGCACCGGGTCCATCTGTCCTTGTTGCTGCTGTCATGCCTCGTCATGGCTTGCGGCGAAGAGAACCCCTCGGAGTCCCAGGAGTCGCAGCCAGCCCTGGGGCAGCGGAGCGATGCCGTCGTCAATGGGACCGATATGAATTCGGCGGACTCAGGCTTCGCGCTGCTCCAGACGAGCCACGGAAAGTGCACGGCCACGCTGCACACCAACCATTGGCTCATCACGGCGAAGCACTGCCTCACGAACTACGACCTGACCTACCCGCACACGGTCAGCCTCAAGATGGGCTCGGAGACCCGCCGCCCTCGGAGGTTCATCCTCCACCCCACCGAGGATCTGGCCATCATCCTGTTGACCGAGCCTTTCACCCTCTTCAGCTCGGACCACTCGTTCTTGCGGCCGGTCTACAGCGGCACGGCGGTGTCGCTGGATGACTATGTCCTGCAGGTGTTCGGGTATGGATACAACACCCCGGATGGCACGGGGGCCGGAACGCTGCGCTATGCGGAGCTGAAGGTCGACGGCTACGCGGACGCCCCCCATTACCTGCTGGTGCGGCCCACGTCGGGGAAGCAACTGGCGGAGGGCGACTCGGGGGGCGCCAGCATCTGGCGTGGCGTCTTTGACTGGCAGTGCCCGCTCCAGTCCCTTCCGGGCTGCATCGCGGGCATCTCCATCGAATGCTCCTATGTGGCGGGGCAGACCCTGCCGCCGTCCTGCACCCAGCTCCCGGGGGGCTACTTCCACGACTGGTTCTACTCGAACATCCAGCCCACCAATGCGGCGACCTTCGTGAGCCAGTCGGTTCCCACGGAAGTCCAGGCCGGGCAGCCGTTCACGGTGTCCATCACCCTGCGCAACAGCGGCGCTGCCGCGTGGACGTCGGATCGGGAGTATCGGCTCGGCTCGCAGTCACCTCAGGACAACAACAGCTGGGGTGCCGGCGGGCGTGTGGGGCTCGACCTCTACGATCTGATCGCGCCAGGCGGCACCAAGACGTTCCAGTTCACGGCCGTTGCGCCCAACCTGGACTACACGAGCACCATCGCCTTCCAGTGGCGAATGCTCCGGGAGAACGTCGAGTGGTTCGGCGACTACACGCCGCAGGTCTTCATCACCGTGAGGGGAGAGTACGGCGACACCCCGCCGGATCCTTGCGACATGGACCCTACGCAGTGTGAACCGCCCATCTGCGACACCCGTCCGTGGCTGTGTGATTAA
- a CDS encoding S1 family peptidase, translating into MMKQSVIGGARARLVSALLSSMTCAAMILSAAAEAADSRVPRATSQEPQSSPPRGFSSWAELAAAQEPLTRAADALSELIEARGLSGFSGITLDVPQRLVTLYWKAGQKLPLEVAHLVEQLTSREGIQIAQAEAAYSKAELRAEAERIFDEALAPGVAPGVQVYKVAPLPGWSGLSVSISGPVEEASRMAIFNQKVHLKLEQGRPLAHFSRLDDWAPYFGGARIKNSTVSCSSGFAVGNLFGQGMLTAGHCAHGNGVTFYTGVGNVMGSTTAYNKPYDTVRIAVAASGDIYDGGVGVGEFTKGVAGASRNYVGNWVCTSGSFSGARCNIMVTNVGIYWNDITTYRYGPMVEAEEQSHEFAAGPGDSGGPVFSLSSTAGMVVAKGTISAGDPGGAPASCTDSARTDCSYRIVYPDIKDLLSVHDVWIVTQ; encoded by the coding sequence ATGATGAAGCAGAGTGTCATCGGCGGCGCCCGAGCGCGGCTCGTGTCGGCGCTGCTCTCGAGCATGACCTGTGCAGCCATGATCCTGAGTGCGGCGGCGGAAGCCGCGGACAGCAGGGTCCCTCGCGCGACGAGTCAGGAACCGCAAAGTTCTCCCCCGCGGGGTTTCTCCTCGTGGGCGGAGCTGGCGGCGGCGCAGGAACCCCTGACCCGGGCTGCGGACGCGCTGAGCGAGCTCATCGAGGCTCGTGGGCTGAGCGGGTTCTCGGGAATCACCCTCGACGTGCCCCAGCGGCTCGTCACGCTGTACTGGAAGGCTGGCCAGAAGCTTCCGCTCGAGGTGGCCCACCTCGTGGAGCAGCTCACCTCGCGGGAAGGCATCCAGATCGCGCAGGCCGAGGCCGCGTACTCGAAGGCCGAGCTGCGGGCCGAGGCGGAGCGTATCTTCGATGAAGCTCTCGCGCCTGGCGTCGCGCCGGGGGTTCAGGTGTACAAGGTGGCTCCTCTTCCGGGCTGGTCGGGCCTGTCCGTGAGCATCAGTGGGCCGGTGGAGGAGGCCTCACGGATGGCGATCTTCAATCAGAAGGTCCATCTGAAGCTCGAGCAAGGCAGGCCTCTCGCCCACTTCTCGCGCCTGGACGACTGGGCGCCCTATTTCGGAGGCGCTCGCATCAAGAACTCCACCGTCTCCTGCTCCTCGGGCTTCGCGGTGGGCAACCTCTTCGGCCAGGGAATGCTCACGGCGGGGCATTGCGCCCATGGCAACGGCGTCACCTTCTACACGGGGGTCGGCAACGTCATGGGGTCCACGACGGCATACAACAAGCCCTATGACACCGTCCGGATTGCTGTCGCCGCGTCTGGCGATATCTACGATGGCGGCGTCGGGGTGGGTGAGTTCACCAAGGGGGTCGCCGGCGCCAGCAGGAACTACGTGGGAAACTGGGTGTGCACCTCGGGCTCCTTCTCTGGCGCCCGCTGCAACATCATGGTGACCAACGTCGGCATCTACTGGAACGACATCACCACCTACCGGTATGGCCCCATGGTCGAGGCCGAGGAGCAGTCCCATGAGTTCGCCGCCGGTCCAGGCGACAGCGGCGGCCCCGTCTTCTCGCTCTCCTCCACGGCGGGAATGGTCGTCGCGAAGGGGACCATCAGCGCTGGAGACCCGGGCGGTGCCCCTGCCTCCTGCACGGATTCGGCTCGGACGGATTGCAGCTACCGCATCGTGTACCCCGATATCAAAGATCTCTTGAGCGTCCACGACGTGTGGATCGTGACCCAGTGA
- a CDS encoding glycosyltransferase family 39 protein, translated as MLPILRERALLFAVYLTLLALFPVNTPFDSKLTLPTTVSLLREGNINLDEYAPTFETYRHGLYEREGHLYNFFPLGPSLAALPLVALTDGAARLAEPLGHVHPSFSRPVARWRALYDATGALPLEDWNDPQRLFASVMVALAGVVMYALGRQTLSRPRALLLSTAFVFCTPALSTASRALWQHGPSMLCLSWVLLCLVKARAEPRYAGWAGLPLALSYVMRPTNGVSVLLLSVYVLWTHPRQAVKFCTGALVVAVPWCALNLAHYGSVLAPYYDSQRLETNLALFAEALAGNLVSPARGLLVFTPLVLLSFWGLVLERRAGTFTRLHGFLLGAFVLHWLAISSFPHWWAGHSYGPRFFTDMVPYLFFFLVPVVRELGWSGERARRPLTATFAVLALVSLAIHIHGASSRKVYQWNSTPVDLDFHPERLWDWSDPQFLGRRS; from the coding sequence ACATCAACCTGGACGAGTACGCGCCCACCTTCGAGACGTACCGCCACGGGCTCTACGAGCGGGAGGGGCACCTCTACAACTTCTTCCCCTTGGGGCCCTCGCTGGCGGCGCTACCGCTGGTAGCGCTCACGGACGGGGCCGCGCGCCTGGCCGAGCCCCTGGGCCACGTACATCCTTCCTTCTCTCGTCCGGTGGCGCGCTGGCGGGCCCTCTACGACGCCACGGGAGCGCTGCCGCTGGAGGACTGGAATGATCCGCAGCGCTTGTTCGCCTCGGTGATGGTAGCGCTGGCGGGGGTGGTGATGTACGCGCTGGGGAGACAGACGCTGTCGCGTCCCCGGGCGCTGCTGCTCTCCACAGCCTTTGTCTTCTGCACACCGGCGCTGTCCACGGCGAGCCGAGCCCTGTGGCAGCACGGGCCCTCCATGCTGTGCCTGTCGTGGGTGCTGCTGTGCCTGGTGAAGGCGCGGGCGGAGCCGCGCTATGCGGGGTGGGCGGGGCTGCCGCTCGCGCTGTCGTACGTCATGCGGCCCACCAACGGGGTATCCGTGCTGCTGCTGTCCGTGTACGTGCTGTGGACGCACCCGCGGCAGGCGGTGAAGTTCTGCACGGGGGCCCTGGTGGTGGCGGTGCCATGGTGCGCGCTGAACCTGGCCCACTACGGCTCGGTGCTGGCGCCGTACTACGACTCGCAGCGGCTGGAGACGAACCTGGCGCTCTTCGCCGAGGCGCTCGCGGGCAACCTCGTCTCGCCGGCCCGTGGGCTGTTGGTGTTCACGCCGCTGGTGCTGCTGAGCTTCTGGGGGCTGGTGCTGGAGCGCCGGGCGGGCACCTTCACGCGGCTGCACGGCTTCCTGCTGGGGGCCTTCGTCCTCCACTGGCTGGCCATCTCCTCCTTTCCGCACTGGTGGGCAGGGCACTCGTATGGGCCGCGCTTCTTCACGGACATGGTGCCCTACCTCTTCTTCTTCCTGGTGCCGGTGGTGCGCGAGCTGGGTTGGAGCGGAGAGCGGGCGCGGCGTCCGCTCACGGCCACCTTCGCGGTGCTGGCGCTGGTGAGCCTGGCCATCCACATCCACGGTGCCAGCTCGCGCAAGGTGTACCAGTGGAACAGCACCCCGGTGGACCTGGACTTCCACCCCGAGCGGCTGTGGGACTGGAGCGATCCACAGTTCCTCGGGCGGCGTTCCTGA